In Flavobacterium sp. WV_118_3, one DNA window encodes the following:
- a CDS encoding RHS repeat-associated core domain-containing protein, protein MTGDKRYELSNHLGNVLVVINDKKIPEFEKVDTPESGLVAFNADVLSYSDYYPFGMLQDARHGSKANYRYGFQGQEMDNEIKGEGNSLNYTFRMHDPRVGRFFAVDPLSRDYPFYSPYQFNGNSPIMSVELEGLEPSADPNQNQQTTSEIWVNKDGSTTTKLDEVVIKLQPKTESTADKINIWVDKNIGQVSRSIAGKINNLVDDNLAKPARDFTESTSLWATNYSAAHSSIGAGKVWRDHMGPVEDLYKIGFGPTGVGLMGIRTTSARKVVLKTIEHADDAISKGQGYIWNLGDAVVTKSHHNWNKVFGNKSISFSDVEPFVKEAVEKGTWNVTNVIRGKKGIPVGDKLELIQEVEGHQIWVGGMKEHSTGKIYINNAAVK, encoded by the coding sequence TTGACCGGTGACAAGCGTTACGAACTATCCAATCATTTGGGTAATGTATTGGTGGTGATCAACGATAAAAAGATCCCGGAGTTTGAAAAAGTCGATACTCCGGAGAGTGGTTTAGTAGCCTTTAATGCCGACGTTCTTAGTTATTCGGATTATTATCCGTTTGGAATGCTCCAGGATGCCCGACATGGTTCCAAAGCGAACTATCGTTATGGATTCCAGGGACAGGAAATGGATAATGAAATTAAAGGTGAAGGGAATTCTCTAAATTATACCTTTAGGATGCATGATCCTAGAGTGGGTAGGTTTTTTGCTGTGGATCCGTTGTCAAGAGATTATCCTTTTTATTCGCCTTATCAGTTTAATGGTAATTCTCCTATAATGTCTGTTGAACTTGAAGGCTTAGAACCAAGTGCTGATCCTAACCAAAATCAGCAAACCACGTCTGAAATATGGGTGAATAAAGATGGCAGTACAACTACAAAACTTGATGAGGTTGTAATTAAGTTACAGCCTAAAACCGAATCAACTGCTGATAAAATAAATATTTGGGTTGATAAAAATATTGGGCAAGTTTCTAGGTCAATTGCAGGAAAAATAAATAATCTTGTGGATGATAATCTTGCTAAGCCAGCAAGAGATTTTACGGAGTCAACTAGTTTATGGGCTACTAATTACAGTGCAGCTCACTCAAGCATTGGTGCCGGTAAAGTCTGGAGAGATCACATGGGGCCAGTTGAAGATTTATACAAAATCGGATTTGGTCCAACTGGTGTAGGATTAATGGGGATTAGAACAACCTCTGCTAGAAAAGTTGTACTTAAGACAATTGAGCATGCTGATGATGCAATTTCGAAAGGTCAAGGTTATATTTGGAATCTAGGAGATGCAGTAGTTACTAAAAGTCATCATAATTGGAATAAGGTTTTTGGTAATAAATCTATTTCTTTTTCAGATGTTGAGCCTTTTGTGAAAGAGGCTGTAGAAAAAGGAACTTGGAATGTGACGAATGTGATACGAGGAAAAAAAGGAATACCTGTTGGAGATAAATTAGAATTGATCCAAGAGGTAGAAGGGCATCAAATTTGGGTTGGAGGTATGAAAGAACATTCAACAGGGAAGATTTATATTAATAATGCAGCTGTAAAATAA
- a CDS encoding RHS repeat-associated core domain-containing protein — translation MTGDKRYELSNHLGNVLVVINDKKIPEFEKVDTPESGLVAFNADVLSYSDYYPFGMLQDARHGSKANYRYGFQGQEMDNEIKGEGNSLNYTFRMHDPRVGRFFAVDPLAHKYPWNSPYAFSENRVMDGIELEGLEFLDVNNENIPSTGVTENNNNTSNLDLGNGVTFNNVSTVTINGEDFYDIGVRLYLGKNGWSKSGTRAEQQTEETKVGIQLIGNIQNLPIAPDTYNAPATFENPTASFGVANKYADCWGMCYAVSMARVDKAFTDQGVDNAISLNIKSLDYRISGTITTSSVYSGFGVGGALAKNGHASLIENSQVWSGDLQKGAQLQIWHSTDTSNLYSNGGHSQIFMNYTFDSSGMINGMDIIDNSGSPEWLDRSHYENYETIKAANLKDPK, via the coding sequence TTGACCGGCGACAAGCGTTACGAGCTATCCAATCATTTGGGTAACGTATTGGTGGTGATCAACGATAAAAAGATCCCGGAGTTTGAAAAAGTCGACACTCCGGAGAGTGGTTTAGTAGCCTTTAATGCCGACGTTCTTAGTTATTCGGATTATTATCCGTTTGGAATGCTCCAGGATGCCCGTCATGGTTCCAAAGCGAATTATCGCTATGGGTTTCAGGGTCAGGAAATGGATAATGAGATTAAAGGTGAAGGGAATTCCTTAAACTATACCTTTAGAATGCACGATCCAAGAGTGGGTAGGTTTTTTGCTGTTGACCCACTAGCTCATAAATATCCTTGGAATAGTCCTTATGCTTTTAGTGAAAATAGGGTTATGGATGGTATTGAACTAGAAGGATTGGAGTTTTTAGATGTGAATAATGAAAATATTCCATCAACAGGTGTAACGGAAAACAATAATAATACATCTAATTTAGATTTAGGTAATGGAGTTACATTTAATAATGTATCAACTGTGACTATTAATGGTGAAGATTTTTATGATATTGGTGTTCGTCTATACCTTGGTAAAAATGGCTGGAGTAAATCAGGTACAAGGGCTGAACAACAAACTGAAGAAACTAAAGTAGGAATACAGTTAATTGGGAATATTCAAAATTTACCAATAGCACCTGACACATATAATGCTCCAGCGACCTTCGAAAATCCAACTGCAAGTTTTGGGGTTGCAAACAAATATGCTGATTGTTGGGGGATGTGCTATGCAGTTTCAATGGCAAGGGTTGATAAAGCATTCACCGACCAAGGAGTTGATAATGCTATAAGTTTAAATATTAAATCACTTGATTATAGAATATCTGGAACTATAACAACTAGTAGTGTTTATTCAGGCTTCGGAGTTGGGGGTGCCTTGGCCAAAAATGGACACGCATCGTTAATTGAAAACTCACAAGTTTGGAGTGGAGATTTACAAAAAGGAGCTCAACTACAAATTTGGCATAGTACTGACACTTCTAATCTATATTCAAACGGGGGACATTCACAAATATTTATGAATTATACATTTGACTCGAGTGGCATGATTAATGGTATGGATATAATTGATAACTCTGGAAGTCCTGAATGGTTAGACAGGAGTCACTATGAAAATTATGAAACAATAAAAGCAGCTAACTTAAAAGACCCAAAATGA
- a CDS encoding glycosyl hydrolase 108 family protein, which yields MTGDKRYELSNHLGNVLVVINDKKIPEFEKPDMPETGLVAFNADVLSYSDYYPFGMLQDARHGSKANYRYGFQGQEMDNEIKGEGNSLNYTFRMHDPRVGRFFAVDPLEAYYPFFSPYQFSANTPIMAIELEGLESSNDPNQSQKPTSNSSDYFENKDGSLITVLDEVVIKATKNTSIQSHQLPEIIIKINRGNKIETNNNFERYQKLLLKHEGGYVNDPVDPGGATNKGIIFSNFKAWAKSDLGIEPTLGNLKNLTDEQASVLYKEHYWDKIRGDEFQNGSVAFALYDWSVTSGKAVKEFEKSYAALYNGITVDGKLNSNEISALNKVNAKDLFNLVNKTRLDYYDLLIDKSVKNYKKKNPSATDKELENRTLLKFKKGWAKRVNGIKFEE from the coding sequence TTGACCGGCGACAAGCGTTACGAGCTATCCAATCATTTGGGTAACGTATTGGTGGTGATCAACGATAAAAAGATACCGGAGTTTGAAAAACCAGACATGCCGGAAACCGGTTTAGTAGCGTTTAATGCCGACGTTCTTAGTTATTCGGATTATTATCCGTTTGGAATGCTTCAGGATGCCCGTCATGGTTCCAAAGCGAATTATCGTTATGGATTCCAGGGTCAGGAAATGGACAATGAAATTAAAGGCGAAGGAAATTCTCTAAACTATACCTTTAGAATGCATGATCCTAGAGTGGGACGTTTCTTTGCTGTGGATCCGTTGGAAGCTTATTATCCTTTTTTTAGTCCATATCAATTTAGTGCAAATACCCCGATAATGGCAATAGAATTGGAAGGACTTGAGTCAAGTAATGATCCAAATCAAAGTCAAAAGCCGACCTCAAATAGTTCTGACTATTTTGAAAATAAAGATGGTTCTCTTATCACAGTTTTGGATGAGGTAGTTATTAAAGCTACAAAAAACACCTCTATTCAATCGCATCAATTACCTGAAATTATTATTAAAATTAACAGAGGTAATAAAATAGAGACAAATAATAATTTTGAGCGATATCAGAAACTTTTATTGAAGCACGAAGGAGGATATGTGAATGATCCGGTTGATCCAGGTGGAGCTACAAATAAAGGAATTATATTTAGTAACTTTAAAGCTTGGGCTAAAAGTGATTTAGGAATTGAACCTACTTTAGGTAACCTTAAAAATTTAACAGATGAGCAAGCGAGTGTCTTATATAAAGAACATTATTGGGATAAGATTAGAGGTGATGAATTTCAAAATGGAAGTGTAGCTTTTGCATTATATGATTGGTCAGTTACTTCCGGTAAGGCGGTAAAGGAATTTGAAAAGTCTTATGCGGCTTTATATAATGGTATTACAGTAGATGGTAAACTAAATTCTAATGAGATTTCTGCTTTAAACAAGGTCAATGCGAAGGATTTGTTTAATTTGGTGAATAAAACGAGATTAGATTATTATGATTTATTGATCGATAAAAGTGTTAAGAATTATAAAAAAAAGAATCCTAGTGCTACAGACAAAGAGCTTGAAAACCGAACTTTATTAAAGTTTAAAAAGGGTTGGGCGAAAAGAGTAAATGGCATTAAATTTGAAGAGTAA
- a CDS encoding lysozyme inhibitor LprI family protein produces the protein MKTKKIIFIFLLIGCGSFAQSIKKVEKLIVNYQKCLDNGVDMLGCSNNYYIEIDNLLNEVYKKIRLKINSLEKEKLKNEQKNWLINRDLYFKKAYSEAKDEADGLSNNDLQMIYIDKKAEYVKNRVVALVEKYRV, from the coding sequence ATGAAAACAAAAAAAATTATCTTTATTTTTTTACTAATAGGGTGTGGTTCTTTTGCTCAATCAATAAAAAAGGTTGAGAAGTTAATTGTTAATTACCAAAAATGTTTAGATAATGGAGTAGATATGTTAGGTTGTTCTAATAATTATTATATTGAAATTGATAATCTATTGAATGAGGTTTATAAAAAGATTCGTTTAAAAATAAATTCTTTGGAAAAAGAAAAATTAAAGAATGAACAGAAGAATTGGTTGATTAATAGAGATTTATATTTTAAAAAAGCATATTCTGAAGCTAAAGATGAAGCAGATGGATTAAGTAATAATGATCTGCAGATGATTTATATTGATAAAAAAGCAGAATATGTAAAAAACAGGGTTGTTGCTTTAGTTGAAAAATACCGGGTATAG
- a CDS encoding helix-turn-helix transcriptional regulator, whose product MSDFETADKKVHQGKNIKRFREMFGIKQEALAYELGHDWTQKKISLLEQRETIEADTLELLAETLKVPVAAIENLDDEDVMNIIGNTFHDSPVGSNQENNISCTFNPIDKIVALYDEKIALYERMLQEKEEIIERMERLIKNK is encoded by the coding sequence ATGTCAGATTTTGAAACAGCAGACAAAAAAGTGCACCAGGGAAAAAACATCAAACGGTTTCGGGAAATGTTTGGAATCAAACAGGAGGCTTTGGCTTATGAACTGGGTCACGACTGGACGCAAAAAAAGATATCGCTATTGGAACAGCGGGAAACCATAGAGGCGGATACTCTGGAACTGTTAGCCGAAACACTAAAAGTTCCGGTGGCGGCCATAGAAAATTTAGACGATGAAGACGTTATGAATATTATTGGAAATACATTTCACGATAGTCCTGTAGGTAGTAATCAGGAAAACAACATTAGTTGCACCTTTAATCCTATAGATAAAATAGTAGCGCTCTACGATGAAAAGATCGCTTTATACGAACGGATGCTACAAGAAAAGGAAGAAATAATTGAAAGGATGGAACGGCTCATAAAAAACAAATAA
- a CDS encoding lycopene cyclase domain-containing protein, translating to MIKPYTYLVINFLTVIICFIFSFDKRIQFHKQFPAFFKASILVAIPFIVWDIIFTQTGVWWFNKTYTVGVRVFGLPIEEWLFFICIPFSCLFTFFCLDKFFNLNWTRAYNTIIVFISIIVCAVVALLHPDKMYTLVTAVITMLTLIFLHFIARVDWIGKASLVFFILMLGFFPVNGVLTGTGLEAPIVNYNPEEFLTIRILTIPIEDAVYGYTQFLLNLYFFKMFQQQQAVQTK from the coding sequence ATGATAAAACCATACACGTATTTAGTAATCAACTTTCTGACTGTAATTATTTGTTTTATTTTTTCATTCGACAAAAGGATACAGTTCCACAAACAATTTCCTGCCTTTTTTAAAGCCAGTATATTGGTTGCCATACCGTTTATAGTATGGGACATTATTTTCACCCAAACAGGAGTCTGGTGGTTTAATAAGACCTATACCGTCGGGGTTCGCGTTTTCGGCTTACCAATAGAAGAATGGTTATTTTTTATCTGCATTCCGTTTTCCTGCCTCTTTACATTTTTCTGTCTGGACAAATTTTTTAACCTCAACTGGACCAGAGCCTATAACACGATCATTGTATTTATCAGTATAATTGTGTGTGCTGTAGTTGCTTTACTACACCCTGATAAAATGTATACTTTGGTTACTGCCGTCATTACGATGCTCACTTTGATTTTTTTACATTTTATAGCCCGGGTAGATTGGATCGGAAAGGCTTCTCTGGTGTTTTTTATATTAATGCTTGGCTTTTTCCCGGTGAATGGCGTATTGACCGGTACCGGACTGGAAGCGCCAATCGTAAATTATAATCCGGAAGAATTTTTAACAATCCGTATACTGACTATTCCTATTGAAGATGCCGTTTATGGTTATACACAATTTCTGTTGAATCTTTACTTTTTTAAGATGTTTCAACAGCAACAGGCTGTACAAACAAAATAG
- a CDS encoding sterol desaturase family protein, giving the protein MNFSIVLLTFILMEGATWIIHKYVMHGFLWFLHRDHHDHSNTGPLEKNDYFFVIFALPAIALLYWGSLNNFDFRFYIGFGITLYGIAYFWVHDIFIHQRIKTLQKTQNPYFLAIRRAHKQHHKHTGKHDGECFGFLWVPLKYFRMYFNAKQ; this is encoded by the coding sequence ATGAATTTTAGCATCGTTCTTTTAACATTTATACTAATGGAAGGTGCCACCTGGATTATCCATAAATATGTGATGCATGGATTTCTATGGTTTTTGCATCGGGATCATCACGACCACAGCAATACAGGCCCTCTTGAAAAAAATGATTACTTTTTTGTGATTTTTGCCTTACCGGCTATTGCATTACTATATTGGGGTTCGTTGAACAATTTTGATTTCCGGTTTTATATCGGTTTCGGAATTACCTTATATGGGATTGCTTATTTTTGGGTACACGATATTTTTATTCATCAACGAATAAAAACATTGCAAAAAACACAGAACCCTTATTTTCTGGCTATTCGAAGGGCACACAAACAACATCACAAACATACCGGCAAACACGATGGGGAATGTTTTGGATTTTTATGGGTTCCCTTAAAATATTTCAGAATGTATTTTAATGCTAAACAATGA
- a CDS encoding phytoene/squalene synthase family protein, whose amino-acid sequence MKKLFDEVSYKVSRIVTEKYSTSFSLGILALKPAIRPSIYAIYGYVRLADEIVDSFHDYDKTTLLERFRNETNTALQEGISLNPILQSFQETVNRYKIDPSLIAQFLHSMEMDLYPIDYNSERYQEYILGSAEVVGLMCLQVFVEGDKATFEKLKPYAMQLGSAFQKVNFLRDLKADYQILGRTYFPNIQMHLFSPEIKHQIEAEIESEFKEALTGIKMLPASSRFGVYLAYRYYLSLFTKIKNTPAEKIMSQRIRIPNSQKLSLAMRSYVHYKIAVL is encoded by the coding sequence ATGAAAAAGCTATTTGATGAAGTATCCTATAAGGTCAGCAGAATTGTAACCGAAAAATACAGCACCAGTTTTTCCCTGGGCATTCTGGCTTTAAAACCCGCCATCAGACCTTCGATATATGCTATTTATGGCTATGTCCGACTGGCTGATGAAATCGTTGACAGTTTCCACGATTATGACAAAACCACTTTACTGGAGCGCTTTCGAAATGAAACCAACACGGCACTTCAGGAAGGGATTTCGTTAAATCCGATATTACAATCTTTTCAGGAAACGGTAAACCGTTATAAAATCGATCCATCCTTAATCGCGCAGTTTCTACATAGTATGGAAATGGACTTGTATCCGATAGATTATAATTCCGAACGCTATCAGGAATACATTTTAGGTTCCGCCGAAGTAGTCGGACTGATGTGTCTTCAGGTATTTGTGGAAGGCGACAAAGCTACTTTTGAAAAACTAAAACCCTATGCGATGCAATTAGGTTCTGCTTTTCAGAAAGTAAACTTTTTACGGGATTTAAAAGCCGACTATCAGATTTTGGGACGCACTTATTTTCCAAACATCCAAATGCATCTTTTTAGCCCGGAAATCAAACATCAGATTGAAGCTGAAATCGAATCGGAGTTTAAAGAAGCACTCACCGGGATCAAAATGCTACCGGCTTCGTCCCGATTTGGAGTCTACTTAGCCTACCGATACTACTTATCGTTGTTTACTAAAATTAAAAATACTCCGGCGGAAAAAATAATGTCCCAACGGATTCGTATTCCCAATAGCCAAAAGCTATCTCTTGCAATGCGTAGTTACGTACACTATAAAATAGCCGTTCTATGA
- a CDS encoding oleate hydratase: MKKKIAIIGSGISGLSAASYCAQSGNEVHVFEKQSQPGGRARQFQTTNGYTFDMGPSWYWMPDIIESFFNDFGYRVSDFYDLVALNPQFEMIFNDENISIPKSYEALKALFEDIEKGAGKKLDVFMKAAKFKYEVGMREFVNKPCHSWLEFLSLKIAGSALKLDLLTNFRNYVGHYFSNPKLRTLMEFPVIFLGASPIKIPALYSLMNYGGYALGTWYPMGGFYQLVLAMQKVAEEQGAYFHFNQNIDQIIVEQGQAKGLIVNGEFQAFDAIIASCDYHHTETLLEPNMRNYSEKYWASRTFAPSCLIYYLGFNERIPNLKHHTLFFENDLDEHVDTIYNTKKWPEKPLFYACCPSKTDPSVAPEGCENLFLLIPLATGLSDAESIREKYLDEMLERIEKHTGTQHLKSKLEYKKSYCVSDFINDYNAYGGNAYGLANTLNQTAVLKPSLKNKHIKNLFYTGQLTVPGPGVPPSIISGTIVAKEVNKLKTSRYEKAI; the protein is encoded by the coding sequence ATGAAAAAGAAAATCGCAATAATCGGGAGTGGAATTTCGGGTTTATCGGCTGCTAGCTACTGTGCCCAATCCGGCAATGAGGTACATGTTTTCGAAAAACAGAGTCAGCCCGGCGGGAGAGCCAGACAATTTCAAACCACCAACGGATACACCTTTGATATGGGACCAAGCTGGTATTGGATGCCGGACATTATCGAGTCGTTCTTTAATGACTTTGGTTATCGTGTTTCCGATTTTTACGATCTGGTAGCTTTAAACCCTCAGTTTGAAATGATTTTCAACGATGAAAACATTAGCATTCCGAAATCCTATGAAGCGCTTAAAGCTTTATTTGAGGATATTGAAAAAGGAGCCGGAAAAAAACTGGATGTATTTATGAAAGCGGCCAAATTCAAATATGAGGTTGGCATGCGTGAATTTGTAAATAAGCCCTGTCACAGTTGGCTGGAATTCCTGTCTCTAAAAATCGCGGGTAGTGCTTTAAAACTGGATTTACTTACTAATTTCAGAAACTATGTAGGCCACTATTTTTCCAATCCCAAGCTAAGAACGCTAATGGAATTTCCGGTTATATTTCTCGGTGCTTCGCCAATCAAAATTCCGGCCTTGTATAGCCTGATGAATTATGGCGGTTATGCCCTGGGAACCTGGTATCCGATGGGCGGTTTCTACCAATTGGTTCTCGCCATGCAAAAAGTTGCAGAAGAACAAGGCGCCTATTTTCATTTCAATCAAAATATTGATCAAATTATCGTTGAACAAGGTCAGGCCAAAGGATTAATCGTTAACGGAGAATTCCAGGCATTTGATGCCATAATAGCCTCCTGCGACTATCATCATACAGAGACATTACTGGAACCCAACATGCGCAATTACAGTGAAAAATATTGGGCTTCCCGAACCTTTGCACCTTCCTGCCTGATTTACTATCTGGGTTTTAACGAACGGATTCCCAATTTAAAACATCATACCTTATTTTTCGAAAACGACCTGGACGAACATGTCGATACGATTTACAATACCAAAAAATGGCCGGAAAAACCATTGTTCTACGCCTGTTGTCCGTCGAAAACCGATCCATCGGTTGCACCGGAAGGCTGTGAAAACCTTTTTTTACTGATTCCGCTTGCCACGGGGCTTTCCGATGCGGAGTCCATTCGGGAGAAGTATTTAGACGAAATGTTGGAGCGTATCGAAAAACATACCGGAACGCAGCACCTGAAGTCAAAATTAGAATATAAAAAAAGTTATTGTGTCAGCGATTTTATAAACGATTACAATGCCTATGGCGGTAATGCCTATGGATTGGCCAATACGCTAAATCAAACGGCGGTATTAAAACCATCCCTTAAAAACAAGCATATCAAAAATCTGTTTTATACAGGTCAGTTAACGGTACCAGGACCGGGAGTTCCTCCTTCTATTATATCAGGTACTATCGTTGCAAAAGAAGTAAACAAACTTAAAACATCCCGGTATGAAAAAGCTATTTGA
- a CDS encoding helix-turn-helix domain-containing protein, translating into MNYQLIQEVLQLVEKFDLNNTNGGYTEDINGFTRWISDHEKKEDSYSREPDWEGKAEGRSPESVISTLLVHLNRYAKTYSRSAIQDSEFSTQEDFIYLINLKAFGAMTKMELIKKNIQDKPTGMQIINRLIKNGWVTQSDSETDKRSKVIEISPEGLQSLDAQMGKIRLATQIVSGDLSHSEKMQLIRLLNKLDDFHHPIFSQQIDSHELLQKVNATYFTD; encoded by the coding sequence ATGAATTATCAACTTATCCAGGAGGTCCTGCAACTTGTAGAAAAGTTTGATTTAAACAATACAAATGGTGGTTATACAGAAGATATAAATGGGTTTACAAGATGGATTTCCGATCACGAGAAGAAAGAAGACTCGTATTCAAGAGAACCCGACTGGGAAGGCAAAGCAGAAGGAAGAAGTCCTGAAAGTGTGATCAGTACTTTACTGGTACACCTGAATCGATATGCCAAAACCTACTCCAGGTCAGCCATACAGGACTCCGAATTTTCGACTCAGGAAGACTTTATTTATCTGATCAATTTAAAAGCTTTTGGCGCAATGACCAAAATGGAACTTATCAAAAAAAATATTCAGGATAAGCCGACAGGAATGCAGATCATCAACCGATTGATTAAAAATGGTTGGGTAACACAAAGTGATTCCGAAACAGATAAAAGAAGCAAGGTAATTGAAATTTCACCGGAAGGCTTACAATCATTGGATGCTCAAATGGGAAAAATACGCCTTGCAACCCAAATCGTTTCCGGAGATCTGTCTCATTCCGAAAAAATGCAATTAATACGGTTGTTAAATAAGCTGGATGATTTTCATCACCCGATTTTTTCTCAACAGATAGACAGTCATGAGCTTTTGCAAAAAGTGAATGCGACCTATTTTACAGACTAA
- a CDS encoding TIGR03643 family protein, whose amino-acid sequence MKDLNLMIKDRIIEMAWEDRTPFEAIAYQFGFTEKQVIALMRKELKRSSFKLWRKRVNSGVSQKHLHKRNPEISRFKSNLQRIITNNKISKKS is encoded by the coding sequence ATGAAAGACTTAAATCTAATGATCAAAGACCGAATTATAGAAATGGCCTGGGAAGACAGAACGCCTTTTGAAGCGATAGCATATCAGTTTGGCTTTACCGAAAAACAAGTCATTGCTTTAATGCGAAAAGAATTAAAAAGGAGCAGCTTTAAATTATGGCGAAAACGAGTAAATAGCGGTGTTAGTCAAAAACACTTACACAAAAGAAACCCGGAGATTAGTCGGTTCAAGTCTAATTTACAGCGAATAATCACCAACAATAAAATTTCAAAAAAATCGTAA
- a CDS encoding SDR family oxidoreductase has product MKNIVIIGHSSGIGKALTTLLADDHRVYGTFCTTSEHISHKNVATHYVNILEESPDFSFLPDTIDGLVYCPGAISLKPFARIKTDDFLIDYQLQVIGAVKTIQACLPGLKKSASPAIVLFSTVAVKTGFPFHSIVGTNKGAIEGLTKSLAAELAPTIRVNCIAPSLTDTRLTGHLLNTPEKKEANAQRHPLKKIGEANDIAQAAAFLLGNTSQWITGQIIAVDGGISTIKA; this is encoded by the coding sequence ATGAAAAACATTGTTATCATAGGACATTCCAGTGGTATTGGAAAAGCACTCACAACGCTACTGGCAGACGATCATAGAGTTTACGGAACATTCTGTACTACATCTGAGCACATTAGTCATAAGAACGTAGCCACGCATTACGTAAATATTTTAGAAGAATCACCCGACTTTTCGTTCTTACCGGATACGATCGATGGCCTTGTATATTGTCCCGGCGCCATCAGCCTGAAACCCTTTGCAAGGATAAAAACAGATGATTTTCTGATCGACTATCAATTACAGGTAATCGGAGCCGTTAAAACTATTCAGGCTTGCCTGCCGGGATTAAAAAAAAGCGCCTCACCCGCTATTGTACTCTTCAGTACGGTAGCCGTAAAAACAGGCTTTCCCTTTCATAGTATTGTGGGAACAAATAAAGGCGCCATAGAAGGCCTGACCAAATCACTGGCCGCCGAATTGGCACCGACCATCCGCGTTAATTGTATTGCTCCATCCCTTACCGACACACGGCTTACCGGTCACTTATTAAATACACCCGAAAAAAAAGAAGCAAATGCGCAACGACATCCGTTGAAAAAAATCGGAGAAGCCAATGATATCGCTCAGGCCGCGGCTTTTTTACTTGGCAACACCAGCCAATGGATAACCGGTCAGATTATCGCTGTAGACGGCGGAATCAGTACTATAAAAGCCTAA